In Gossypium arboreum isolate Shixiya-1 chromosome 6, ASM2569848v2, whole genome shotgun sequence, the following are encoded in one genomic region:
- the LOC108486225 gene encoding topless-related protein 4-like isoform X3 codes for MSSLSRELVFLILQFLDEEKFKDTVHKLEQESGFFFNLRYFEEMVTNGEWDEVEKYLSGFTKVDDNRYSMKIFFEIRKQKYLEALDKRDRTKAVEILVKDLKVFSAFNEELFKEITHLLTLENFRENEQLSKYGDTKSARGIMLAELKKLIEANPLFRDKLQFPTLKNSRLRTLINQSLNWQHQLCKNPRPNPDIKTLFVDHSCGQPNGARAPSPVTNPLMSAVPKAGGFPPLGAHGPFQPTPAALPTSLAGWMANPTPVPHPVASAGPIGLTAPNNAAAILKRPRTPPTNNPALDYQSADSEHVLKRSRPFAMPDETHGQSSYSLDDLPKTVVMTLSQGSAVKSMDFHPVQQILLLVGTNIGDIMVWEVGSGEKIAHKTFKVWDLSACSMPLQASLANDYTVSVNRVVWSPDGALFGVAYSKHIVHIYSYHGGDDLRNRLEIEAHAGSVNDLAFSYPNKQLSVVTCGEDRVIKVWDAASGAKQHTFEGHEAPVYSICPHHKENIQFIFSTATDGKIKAWLYDNMGSRVDYNAPGQSSTTMQYSADGTRLFSCGTNKEGESFLVEWNESEGAVKRTYFGLGKRPVGVVQFDTTKNRFLAAGDEFSVKFWDMDNLNLLTSTPADGGLPPSPCIRFNKEGTLLAVSTDDNGVKILANSDGVRFLRTVENRSFDASRVAPAAIVKAPSVGPFGSNNATIGTTIGDRAAPVAAIVGTNNDARTLADIKPRITDESAEKSRIWKLTEINEPSQCRSLRLPDSLTAMRVSRLIYTNSGVAILALASNAVHKLWKWQRNDRNVTGKATTSVAPQLWQPSSGILMTNDISDTNPEDAVPCFALSKNDSYVMSASGGKISLFNMMTFKTMTTFMPPPPAATFLAFHPQDNNIIAIGMDDSSIQIYNVRVDEVKTKLKGHQKRITGLAFSHTLNVLVSSGADSQLCVWSTDGWEKQASKFLQIPNGRAASPHAETRVQFHLDQIHLLAVHETQIAIFEAPKLECLKQWVPREASGPITHATYSCDSQSIYVSFEDGSVGVLTASTLRLRCRISPAAYLPPNPSLRVFPLVIAAHPSDPNQFALGLTDGGVQIVEPLESEGKWGTSPPAENGAGPSTTSGVTGSEPPQR; via the exons ATGTCCTCGCTTAGCAGAGAACTTGTGTTCCTTATACTTCAATTCCTTGATGAGGAGAAATTTAAAGACACTGTTCATAA ATTGGAGCAAGAGTCGGGGTTTTTCTTCAATTTGAGATATTTTGAGGAAATGGTGACAAATGGAGAATGGGATGAAGTGGAGAAGTATCTTTCAGGGTTTACAAAAGTTGATGATAATAGATATTCCATGAAAATTTTCTTTGAGATTCGAAAACAGAAGTACCTTGAAGCACTGGACAA GCGGGATCGCACCAAAGCCGTGGAGATTTTAGTTAAGGACCTAAAAGTGTTTTCAGCTTTTAATGAGGAACTTTTTAAGGAAATTACACATCTGTTGACGTTGGAAAACTTTAG AGAAAATGAGCAACTATCAAAATATGGAGATACAAAATCTGCTAGGGGTATAATGCTTGCTGAATTAAAGAAGCTAATAGAGGCTAACCCCCTTTTCCGTGATAAGCTTCAGTTTCCTACGTTGAAGAATTCAAGACTGCGGACACTAATAAATCAGAG TTTGAACTGGCAGCATCAGCTTTGTAAGAATCCAAGACCTAATCCAGACATAAAAACTCTATTTGTAGACCACAGTTGTGGGCAACCAAATGGTGCTCGAGCTCCATCCCCTGTCACTAATCCTTTAATGAGCGCTGTTCCAAAGGCAGGGGGTTTTCCTCCACTGGGTGCTCATGGT CCCTTTCAGCCCACACCTGCTGCTCTTCCAACCTCTCTTGCGGGATGGATGGCTAACCCAACTCCTGTGCCTCATCCTGTGGCTTCTGCTGGACCAATAGGACTTACTGCACCTAACAATGCAG CTGCAATCTTGAAACGACCTAGAACTCCTCCAACCAATAACCCAGCTCTGGACTACCAGTCAGCAGATTCTGAACATGTTTTGAAGAGATCAAGGCCCTTTGCAATGCCAGACGAG ACCCACGGTCAGAGTTCATACTCACTTGATGACTTGCCCAAGACTGTTGTTATGACTCTAAGTCAGGGGTCTGCTGTCAAGAGCATGGATTTCCATCCAGTACAACAAATTCTACTTCTAG TGGGAACAAACATCGGTGATATCATGGTGTGGGAAGTAGGTAGTGGTGAAAAGATAGCTCATAAAACTTTTAAGGTTTGGGACCTTTCAGCGTGTTCAATGCCTCTGCAG GCATCTTTGGCGAATGATTATACAGTCTCGGTCAACCGTGTTGTGTGGAGCCCTGATGGAGCTCTTTTTG GTGTTGCATACTCCAAGCATATTGTGCACATATATTCCTACCATGGTGGTGATGATCTACGTAACCGCTTAGAG attgaGGCTCATGCTGGAAGTGTTAATGATCTCGCGTTCTCCTACCCCAACAAGCAATTGTCTGTTGTCACTTGTGGCGAGGACAGGGTTATTAAG GTATGGGATGCAGCTTCTGGGGCCAAACAACATACTTTTGAGGGTCATGAAGCACCTGTCTATTCCATATGCCCTCATCACAAGGAAAATATTCAG TTCATTTTCTCAACGGCAACTGATGGGAAAATAAAGGCATGGTTGTATGATAATATGGGCTCAAGAGTTGACTATAATGCTCCTGGTCAGTCATCCACAACAATGCAATACAGTGCTGATGGAACAAG GTTGTTCTCATGTGGGACAAACAAAGAAGGGGAATCATtcttggtggaatggaatgaaagtGAAGGAGCTGTCAAGAGGACATATTTTGGTCTTGGAAAGAGACCTGTGGGAGTTGTTCAATTTGACACAACAAAGAATAGGTTCTTGGCTGCTGGTGATGAGTTCTCTGTCAAATTCTGGGACATGGACAATCTTAATCTATTAACAAGTACTCCAGCTGATGGTGGATTGCCG CCTTCTCCTTGCATTAGATTTAACAAGGAAGGAACATTGTTAGCTGTTTCAACTGATGATAATGGGGTTAAAATTCTAGCAAACTCAGATGGGGTTAGGTTCCTAAGGACGGTGGAGAATCGTTCATTTGATGCTTCTAGAGTTGCTCCTGCTGCTATAGTAAAG GCTCCTAGTGTTGGTCCATTTGGCTCTAACAATGCAACTATTGGAACAACCATTGGTGATCGGGCTGCACCAGTAGCTGCTATAGTTGGAACG AACAATGATGCTCGAACTTTGGCTGATATAAAGCCCAGGATTACAGATGAGTCAGCGGAAAAATCTAGGATCTGGAAACTTACAGAAATTAATGAACCATCACAGTGCCGCTCCTTGAGGCTTCCTGATAGTTTGACAGCAATGAGG GTTTCAAGACTAATATATACAAATTCTGGAGTTGCCATATTGGCATTAGCGTCTAATGCTGTACACAAGCTCTGGAAATGGCAGAGGAATGATCGCAACGTAACTGGGAAG GCCACAACTAGTGTAGCACCACAATTATGGCAGCCTTCAAGTGGAATATTGATGACCAATGATATAAGTGATACAAATCCTGAAGATGCTGTTCCATGCTTTGCACTTTCAAAGAATGATTCTTACGTCATGTCGGCTTCAGGGGGTAAAATTTCACTATTCAATATGATGACATTTAAG ACAATGACAACGTTCATGCCCCCACCACCAGCAGCTACATTtcttgcatttcatcctcaggaCAATAATATCATCGCCATAGGCATGGATGATTCATCGATCCAAATTTACAATGTTCGGGTGGATGAG GTGAAAACAAAGTTAAAAGGTCATCAGAAAAGAATAACAGGTCTTGCCTTCTCTCATACTCTGAACGTGCTTGTATCTTCGGGAGCCGACAGTCAG CTCTGTGTATGGAGCACAGATGGATGGGAGAAGCAAGCTAGTAAGTTCTTGCAAATCCCAAATGGCCGGGCAGCATCTCCTCATGCGGAGACTCGTGTTCAGTTTCACCTAGATCAGATACATTTGCTGGCAGTTCATGAAACACAGATAGCAATATTTGAAGCACCAAAACTAGAATGCCTAAAGCAG TGGGTCCCTCGAGAAGCCAGCGGTCCAATTACTCATGCAACATACTCCTGTGACAGCCAATCGATATATGTGAGTTTTGAAGATGGAAGTGTTGGTGTGCTTACTGCTTCAACACTCAGATTGAGATGTCGAATTAGTCCCGCAGCATATTTACCTCCAAATCCAAG CTTGAGAGTTTTTCCACTTGTCATTGCGGCACACCCATCCGACCCAAATCAATTTGCTTTGGGATTAACAGATGGTGGAGTCCAAATTGTTGAGCCATTGGAGTCGGAAGGAAAATGGGGCACCTCTCCTCCAGCTGAAAATGGTGCTGGACCAAGTACCACATCAGGTGTAACTGGTTCAGAACCTCCCCAGCGGTGA
- the LOC108486225 gene encoding topless-related protein 4-like isoform X1 has product MSSLSRELVFLILQFLDEEKFKDTVHKLEQESGFFFNLRYFEEMVTNGEWDEVEKYLSGFTKVDDNRYSMKIFFEIRKQKYLEALDKRDRTKAVEILVKDLKVFSAFNEELFKEITHLLTLENFRENEQLSKYGDTKSARGIMLAELKKLIEANPLFRDKLQFPTLKNSRLRTLINQSLNWQHQLCKNPRPNPDIKTLFVDHSCGQPNGARAPSPVTNPLMSAVPKAGGFPPLGAHGPFQPTPAALPTSLAGWMANPTPVPHPVASAGPIGLTAPNNAAAILKRPRTPPTNNPALDYQSADSEHVLKRSRPFAMPDEQVNNLPVTILPVPYAGQTHGQSSYSLDDLPKTVVMTLSQGSAVKSMDFHPVQQILLLVGTNIGDIMVWEVGSGEKIAHKTFKVWDLSACSMPLQASLANDYTVSVNRVVWSPDGALFGVAYSKHIVHIYSYHGGDDLRNRLEIEAHAGSVNDLAFSYPNKQLSVVTCGEDRVIKVWDAASGAKQHTFEGHEAPVYSICPHHKENIQFIFSTATDGKIKAWLYDNMGSRVDYNAPGQSSTTMQYSADGTRLFSCGTNKEGESFLVEWNESEGAVKRTYFGLGKRPVGVVQFDTTKNRFLAAGDEFSVKFWDMDNLNLLTSTPADGGLPPSPCIRFNKEGTLLAVSTDDNGVKILANSDGVRFLRTVENRSFDASRVAPAAIVKAPSVGPFGSNNATIGTTIGDRAAPVAAIVGTNNDARTLADIKPRITDESAEKSRIWKLTEINEPSQCRSLRLPDSLTAMRVSRLIYTNSGVAILALASNAVHKLWKWQRNDRNVTGKATTSVAPQLWQPSSGILMTNDISDTNPEDAVPCFALSKNDSYVMSASGGKISLFNMMTFKTMTTFMPPPPAATFLAFHPQDNNIIAIGMDDSSIQIYNVRVDEVKTKLKGHQKRITGLAFSHTLNVLVSSGADSQLCVWSTDGWEKQASKFLQIPNGRAASPHAETRVQFHLDQIHLLAVHETQIAIFEAPKLECLKQWVPREASGPITHATYSCDSQSIYVSFEDGSVGVLTASTLRLRCRISPAAYLPPNPSLRVFPLVIAAHPSDPNQFALGLTDGGVQIVEPLESEGKWGTSPPAENGAGPSTTSGVTGSEPPQR; this is encoded by the exons ATGTCCTCGCTTAGCAGAGAACTTGTGTTCCTTATACTTCAATTCCTTGATGAGGAGAAATTTAAAGACACTGTTCATAA ATTGGAGCAAGAGTCGGGGTTTTTCTTCAATTTGAGATATTTTGAGGAAATGGTGACAAATGGAGAATGGGATGAAGTGGAGAAGTATCTTTCAGGGTTTACAAAAGTTGATGATAATAGATATTCCATGAAAATTTTCTTTGAGATTCGAAAACAGAAGTACCTTGAAGCACTGGACAA GCGGGATCGCACCAAAGCCGTGGAGATTTTAGTTAAGGACCTAAAAGTGTTTTCAGCTTTTAATGAGGAACTTTTTAAGGAAATTACACATCTGTTGACGTTGGAAAACTTTAG AGAAAATGAGCAACTATCAAAATATGGAGATACAAAATCTGCTAGGGGTATAATGCTTGCTGAATTAAAGAAGCTAATAGAGGCTAACCCCCTTTTCCGTGATAAGCTTCAGTTTCCTACGTTGAAGAATTCAAGACTGCGGACACTAATAAATCAGAG TTTGAACTGGCAGCATCAGCTTTGTAAGAATCCAAGACCTAATCCAGACATAAAAACTCTATTTGTAGACCACAGTTGTGGGCAACCAAATGGTGCTCGAGCTCCATCCCCTGTCACTAATCCTTTAATGAGCGCTGTTCCAAAGGCAGGGGGTTTTCCTCCACTGGGTGCTCATGGT CCCTTTCAGCCCACACCTGCTGCTCTTCCAACCTCTCTTGCGGGATGGATGGCTAACCCAACTCCTGTGCCTCATCCTGTGGCTTCTGCTGGACCAATAGGACTTACTGCACCTAACAATGCAG CTGCAATCTTGAAACGACCTAGAACTCCTCCAACCAATAACCCAGCTCTGGACTACCAGTCAGCAGATTCTGAACATGTTTTGAAGAGATCAAGGCCCTTTGCAATGCCAGACGAG CAGGTCAATAATCTGCCAGTAACTATTTTGCCTGTTCCATATGCTGGCCAGACCCACGGTCAGAGTTCATACTCACTTGATGACTTGCCCAAGACTGTTGTTATGACTCTAAGTCAGGGGTCTGCTGTCAAGAGCATGGATTTCCATCCAGTACAACAAATTCTACTTCTAG TGGGAACAAACATCGGTGATATCATGGTGTGGGAAGTAGGTAGTGGTGAAAAGATAGCTCATAAAACTTTTAAGGTTTGGGACCTTTCAGCGTGTTCAATGCCTCTGCAG GCATCTTTGGCGAATGATTATACAGTCTCGGTCAACCGTGTTGTGTGGAGCCCTGATGGAGCTCTTTTTG GTGTTGCATACTCCAAGCATATTGTGCACATATATTCCTACCATGGTGGTGATGATCTACGTAACCGCTTAGAG attgaGGCTCATGCTGGAAGTGTTAATGATCTCGCGTTCTCCTACCCCAACAAGCAATTGTCTGTTGTCACTTGTGGCGAGGACAGGGTTATTAAG GTATGGGATGCAGCTTCTGGGGCCAAACAACATACTTTTGAGGGTCATGAAGCACCTGTCTATTCCATATGCCCTCATCACAAGGAAAATATTCAG TTCATTTTCTCAACGGCAACTGATGGGAAAATAAAGGCATGGTTGTATGATAATATGGGCTCAAGAGTTGACTATAATGCTCCTGGTCAGTCATCCACAACAATGCAATACAGTGCTGATGGAACAAG GTTGTTCTCATGTGGGACAAACAAAGAAGGGGAATCATtcttggtggaatggaatgaaagtGAAGGAGCTGTCAAGAGGACATATTTTGGTCTTGGAAAGAGACCTGTGGGAGTTGTTCAATTTGACACAACAAAGAATAGGTTCTTGGCTGCTGGTGATGAGTTCTCTGTCAAATTCTGGGACATGGACAATCTTAATCTATTAACAAGTACTCCAGCTGATGGTGGATTGCCG CCTTCTCCTTGCATTAGATTTAACAAGGAAGGAACATTGTTAGCTGTTTCAACTGATGATAATGGGGTTAAAATTCTAGCAAACTCAGATGGGGTTAGGTTCCTAAGGACGGTGGAGAATCGTTCATTTGATGCTTCTAGAGTTGCTCCTGCTGCTATAGTAAAG GCTCCTAGTGTTGGTCCATTTGGCTCTAACAATGCAACTATTGGAACAACCATTGGTGATCGGGCTGCACCAGTAGCTGCTATAGTTGGAACG AACAATGATGCTCGAACTTTGGCTGATATAAAGCCCAGGATTACAGATGAGTCAGCGGAAAAATCTAGGATCTGGAAACTTACAGAAATTAATGAACCATCACAGTGCCGCTCCTTGAGGCTTCCTGATAGTTTGACAGCAATGAGG GTTTCAAGACTAATATATACAAATTCTGGAGTTGCCATATTGGCATTAGCGTCTAATGCTGTACACAAGCTCTGGAAATGGCAGAGGAATGATCGCAACGTAACTGGGAAG GCCACAACTAGTGTAGCACCACAATTATGGCAGCCTTCAAGTGGAATATTGATGACCAATGATATAAGTGATACAAATCCTGAAGATGCTGTTCCATGCTTTGCACTTTCAAAGAATGATTCTTACGTCATGTCGGCTTCAGGGGGTAAAATTTCACTATTCAATATGATGACATTTAAG ACAATGACAACGTTCATGCCCCCACCACCAGCAGCTACATTtcttgcatttcatcctcaggaCAATAATATCATCGCCATAGGCATGGATGATTCATCGATCCAAATTTACAATGTTCGGGTGGATGAG GTGAAAACAAAGTTAAAAGGTCATCAGAAAAGAATAACAGGTCTTGCCTTCTCTCATACTCTGAACGTGCTTGTATCTTCGGGAGCCGACAGTCAG CTCTGTGTATGGAGCACAGATGGATGGGAGAAGCAAGCTAGTAAGTTCTTGCAAATCCCAAATGGCCGGGCAGCATCTCCTCATGCGGAGACTCGTGTTCAGTTTCACCTAGATCAGATACATTTGCTGGCAGTTCATGAAACACAGATAGCAATATTTGAAGCACCAAAACTAGAATGCCTAAAGCAG TGGGTCCCTCGAGAAGCCAGCGGTCCAATTACTCATGCAACATACTCCTGTGACAGCCAATCGATATATGTGAGTTTTGAAGATGGAAGTGTTGGTGTGCTTACTGCTTCAACACTCAGATTGAGATGTCGAATTAGTCCCGCAGCATATTTACCTCCAAATCCAAG CTTGAGAGTTTTTCCACTTGTCATTGCGGCACACCCATCCGACCCAAATCAATTTGCTTTGGGATTAACAGATGGTGGAGTCCAAATTGTTGAGCCATTGGAGTCGGAAGGAAAATGGGGCACCTCTCCTCCAGCTGAAAATGGTGCTGGACCAAGTACCACATCAGGTGTAACTGGTTCAGAACCTCCCCAGCGGTGA
- the LOC108486225 gene encoding topless-related protein 4-like isoform X2, with protein MSSLSRELVFLILQFLDEEKFKDTVHKLEQESGFFFNLRYFEEMVTNGEWDEVEKYLSGFTKVDDNRYSMKIFFEIRKQKYLEALDKRDRTKAVEILVKDLKVFSAFNEELFKEITHLLTLENFRENEQLSKYGDTKSARGIMLAELKKLIEANPLFRDKLQFPTLKNSRLRTLINQSLNWQHQLCKNPRPNPDIKTLFVDHSCGQPNGARAPSPVTNPLMSAVPKAGGFPPLGAHGPFQPTPAALPTSLAGWMANPTPVPHPVASAGPIGLTAPNNAAAILKRPRTPPTNNPALDYQSADSEHVLKRSRPFAMPDEVNNLPVTILPVPYAGQTHGQSSYSLDDLPKTVVMTLSQGSAVKSMDFHPVQQILLLVGTNIGDIMVWEVGSGEKIAHKTFKVWDLSACSMPLQASLANDYTVSVNRVVWSPDGALFGVAYSKHIVHIYSYHGGDDLRNRLEIEAHAGSVNDLAFSYPNKQLSVVTCGEDRVIKVWDAASGAKQHTFEGHEAPVYSICPHHKENIQFIFSTATDGKIKAWLYDNMGSRVDYNAPGQSSTTMQYSADGTRLFSCGTNKEGESFLVEWNESEGAVKRTYFGLGKRPVGVVQFDTTKNRFLAAGDEFSVKFWDMDNLNLLTSTPADGGLPPSPCIRFNKEGTLLAVSTDDNGVKILANSDGVRFLRTVENRSFDASRVAPAAIVKAPSVGPFGSNNATIGTTIGDRAAPVAAIVGTNNDARTLADIKPRITDESAEKSRIWKLTEINEPSQCRSLRLPDSLTAMRVSRLIYTNSGVAILALASNAVHKLWKWQRNDRNVTGKATTSVAPQLWQPSSGILMTNDISDTNPEDAVPCFALSKNDSYVMSASGGKISLFNMMTFKTMTTFMPPPPAATFLAFHPQDNNIIAIGMDDSSIQIYNVRVDEVKTKLKGHQKRITGLAFSHTLNVLVSSGADSQLCVWSTDGWEKQASKFLQIPNGRAASPHAETRVQFHLDQIHLLAVHETQIAIFEAPKLECLKQWVPREASGPITHATYSCDSQSIYVSFEDGSVGVLTASTLRLRCRISPAAYLPPNPSLRVFPLVIAAHPSDPNQFALGLTDGGVQIVEPLESEGKWGTSPPAENGAGPSTTSGVTGSEPPQR; from the exons ATGTCCTCGCTTAGCAGAGAACTTGTGTTCCTTATACTTCAATTCCTTGATGAGGAGAAATTTAAAGACACTGTTCATAA ATTGGAGCAAGAGTCGGGGTTTTTCTTCAATTTGAGATATTTTGAGGAAATGGTGACAAATGGAGAATGGGATGAAGTGGAGAAGTATCTTTCAGGGTTTACAAAAGTTGATGATAATAGATATTCCATGAAAATTTTCTTTGAGATTCGAAAACAGAAGTACCTTGAAGCACTGGACAA GCGGGATCGCACCAAAGCCGTGGAGATTTTAGTTAAGGACCTAAAAGTGTTTTCAGCTTTTAATGAGGAACTTTTTAAGGAAATTACACATCTGTTGACGTTGGAAAACTTTAG AGAAAATGAGCAACTATCAAAATATGGAGATACAAAATCTGCTAGGGGTATAATGCTTGCTGAATTAAAGAAGCTAATAGAGGCTAACCCCCTTTTCCGTGATAAGCTTCAGTTTCCTACGTTGAAGAATTCAAGACTGCGGACACTAATAAATCAGAG TTTGAACTGGCAGCATCAGCTTTGTAAGAATCCAAGACCTAATCCAGACATAAAAACTCTATTTGTAGACCACAGTTGTGGGCAACCAAATGGTGCTCGAGCTCCATCCCCTGTCACTAATCCTTTAATGAGCGCTGTTCCAAAGGCAGGGGGTTTTCCTCCACTGGGTGCTCATGGT CCCTTTCAGCCCACACCTGCTGCTCTTCCAACCTCTCTTGCGGGATGGATGGCTAACCCAACTCCTGTGCCTCATCCTGTGGCTTCTGCTGGACCAATAGGACTTACTGCACCTAACAATGCAG CTGCAATCTTGAAACGACCTAGAACTCCTCCAACCAATAACCCAGCTCTGGACTACCAGTCAGCAGATTCTGAACATGTTTTGAAGAGATCAAGGCCCTTTGCAATGCCAGACGAG GTCAATAATCTGCCAGTAACTATTTTGCCTGTTCCATATGCTGGCCAGACCCACGGTCAGAGTTCATACTCACTTGATGACTTGCCCAAGACTGTTGTTATGACTCTAAGTCAGGGGTCTGCTGTCAAGAGCATGGATTTCCATCCAGTACAACAAATTCTACTTCTAG TGGGAACAAACATCGGTGATATCATGGTGTGGGAAGTAGGTAGTGGTGAAAAGATAGCTCATAAAACTTTTAAGGTTTGGGACCTTTCAGCGTGTTCAATGCCTCTGCAG GCATCTTTGGCGAATGATTATACAGTCTCGGTCAACCGTGTTGTGTGGAGCCCTGATGGAGCTCTTTTTG GTGTTGCATACTCCAAGCATATTGTGCACATATATTCCTACCATGGTGGTGATGATCTACGTAACCGCTTAGAG attgaGGCTCATGCTGGAAGTGTTAATGATCTCGCGTTCTCCTACCCCAACAAGCAATTGTCTGTTGTCACTTGTGGCGAGGACAGGGTTATTAAG GTATGGGATGCAGCTTCTGGGGCCAAACAACATACTTTTGAGGGTCATGAAGCACCTGTCTATTCCATATGCCCTCATCACAAGGAAAATATTCAG TTCATTTTCTCAACGGCAACTGATGGGAAAATAAAGGCATGGTTGTATGATAATATGGGCTCAAGAGTTGACTATAATGCTCCTGGTCAGTCATCCACAACAATGCAATACAGTGCTGATGGAACAAG GTTGTTCTCATGTGGGACAAACAAAGAAGGGGAATCATtcttggtggaatggaatgaaagtGAAGGAGCTGTCAAGAGGACATATTTTGGTCTTGGAAAGAGACCTGTGGGAGTTGTTCAATTTGACACAACAAAGAATAGGTTCTTGGCTGCTGGTGATGAGTTCTCTGTCAAATTCTGGGACATGGACAATCTTAATCTATTAACAAGTACTCCAGCTGATGGTGGATTGCCG CCTTCTCCTTGCATTAGATTTAACAAGGAAGGAACATTGTTAGCTGTTTCAACTGATGATAATGGGGTTAAAATTCTAGCAAACTCAGATGGGGTTAGGTTCCTAAGGACGGTGGAGAATCGTTCATTTGATGCTTCTAGAGTTGCTCCTGCTGCTATAGTAAAG GCTCCTAGTGTTGGTCCATTTGGCTCTAACAATGCAACTATTGGAACAACCATTGGTGATCGGGCTGCACCAGTAGCTGCTATAGTTGGAACG AACAATGATGCTCGAACTTTGGCTGATATAAAGCCCAGGATTACAGATGAGTCAGCGGAAAAATCTAGGATCTGGAAACTTACAGAAATTAATGAACCATCACAGTGCCGCTCCTTGAGGCTTCCTGATAGTTTGACAGCAATGAGG GTTTCAAGACTAATATATACAAATTCTGGAGTTGCCATATTGGCATTAGCGTCTAATGCTGTACACAAGCTCTGGAAATGGCAGAGGAATGATCGCAACGTAACTGGGAAG GCCACAACTAGTGTAGCACCACAATTATGGCAGCCTTCAAGTGGAATATTGATGACCAATGATATAAGTGATACAAATCCTGAAGATGCTGTTCCATGCTTTGCACTTTCAAAGAATGATTCTTACGTCATGTCGGCTTCAGGGGGTAAAATTTCACTATTCAATATGATGACATTTAAG ACAATGACAACGTTCATGCCCCCACCACCAGCAGCTACATTtcttgcatttcatcctcaggaCAATAATATCATCGCCATAGGCATGGATGATTCATCGATCCAAATTTACAATGTTCGGGTGGATGAG GTGAAAACAAAGTTAAAAGGTCATCAGAAAAGAATAACAGGTCTTGCCTTCTCTCATACTCTGAACGTGCTTGTATCTTCGGGAGCCGACAGTCAG CTCTGTGTATGGAGCACAGATGGATGGGAGAAGCAAGCTAGTAAGTTCTTGCAAATCCCAAATGGCCGGGCAGCATCTCCTCATGCGGAGACTCGTGTTCAGTTTCACCTAGATCAGATACATTTGCTGGCAGTTCATGAAACACAGATAGCAATATTTGAAGCACCAAAACTAGAATGCCTAAAGCAG TGGGTCCCTCGAGAAGCCAGCGGTCCAATTACTCATGCAACATACTCCTGTGACAGCCAATCGATATATGTGAGTTTTGAAGATGGAAGTGTTGGTGTGCTTACTGCTTCAACACTCAGATTGAGATGTCGAATTAGTCCCGCAGCATATTTACCTCCAAATCCAAG CTTGAGAGTTTTTCCACTTGTCATTGCGGCACACCCATCCGACCCAAATCAATTTGCTTTGGGATTAACAGATGGTGGAGTCCAAATTGTTGAGCCATTGGAGTCGGAAGGAAAATGGGGCACCTCTCCTCCAGCTGAAAATGGTGCTGGACCAAGTACCACATCAGGTGTAACTGGTTCAGAACCTCCCCAGCGGTGA